The Glycine soja cultivar W05 chromosome 6, ASM419377v2, whole genome shotgun sequence genome has a window encoding:
- the LOC114415834 gene encoding uncharacterized protein LOC114415834: protein MCTLEPDVIGIRGFELRLIRCTITFSQPSDSRHERESLDGHINDLLNSIERGNYVEALTSEPSFSLVFRLDGHESLPLDADRVYSELVHRAESFLRDAAAAEQRRRAILVMCIAIAAFLGFTQSNFTGPLKGTELSKCPLCLDGSDEWDNWARNQFMSAGSDLLGKFSNLQYLVLAKMLLMRMKDLSVEIGSLSWWLARVLLLQQRVLDERSSSLSDLLHVYMGEALQQFSTSKLVRSYWEDDLRDGESSAIVSVLHLEAGIMEYLYGRVDSCRMHFESAEMAAGLQLSVTGALGFRTVHQAEPKAQMVLVTNTSTSNVDNCPLTGTGMQTCDSNNGEDNWNLNKRETSEASDILRIPKLLENDDSKTRSQGMENGAHVTPSLTATQQAVILAYCLLIEKSSRHDELQRWDMAPYIEAINSQHLFYFTIRCLCDVLRIRWESSRSRTKERALLMMDNLVTMCCVLIVSHFTQAILLCSRPAPQRKLRWILTSLSATMLGTLKNEKKYIGSAIKTALISVTLPPKEMCFCFHLASFASHFLMIGSQVSLRLGFAPMGIPRLLLIMFLPCRHVIKKKSKEAFIAFKEALKFKRNSWQLWENYSHAAVDIGNISQALEGVQMILNMSNNKRVDCELLERITKEVEKRLSTSNVPPLITDNKPKTDQFCIVDPGSENQEQVSGASVTGRSRETEQLLLLLGKVLQQIIKTGSGCGPEIWGLYAKWHRINGDLMMCSEALLKQVRSLQGSDTWKDRDRFKKFAKVSLELCQVYVEFFSSTGSIKQLSTAEMHLKNVIRQAQSFTDTEEFRDLQACYDEVKIKLQSNSMPS from the exons ATGTGTACCCTCGAACCCGACGTCATCGGCATCCGCGGCTTCGAGCTACGCCTCATTCGCTGTACCATCACTTTCTCACAGCCCTCGGATTCCCGCCACGAACGTGAATCGTTGGATGGCCACATCAACGACCTCTTGAATTCCATCGAGCGCGGCAACTACGTCGAAGCACTCACCTCCGAACCTTCCTTCTCCCTCGTATTCCGACTCGACGGCCATGAATCGCTGCCACTCGACGCGGACCGAGTCTACTCCGAGTTGGTCCACCGCGCTGAGTCCTTCCTCAGAGACGCCGCCGCCGCCGAACAGCGTCGCAGGGCAATACTCGTCATGTGTATTGCCATCGCCGCATTTCTAGGGTTCACTCAATCCAACTTCACCGG GCCTTTGAAAGGAACAGAGCTATCGAAATGTCCTCTGTGTTTGGATGGAAGTGATGAATGGGACAATTGGGCGCGGAATCAGTTCATGTCTGCTGGTTCTGACTTACTTGGAAAGTTCTCCAATCTTCAG TACTTAGTTCTTGCCAAGATGTTGCTTATGCGGATGAAGGATTTGTCCGTCGAGATTGGAAGCCTTTCATGGTGGCTTGCCAGGGTTTTGCTTCTTCAACAGAGAGTTTTGGACGAGCGGTCTTCGTCCTTGTCTGATCTCTTGCACGTTTATATGGGCGAAGCTTTGCAGCAATTCAGCACTTCGAAACTAGTTCGGAGTTACTGGGAGGATGATCTACGTGATGGGGAGAGCTCTGCGATTGTCTCCGTGCTTCATTTAGAGGCTGGAATTATGGAATATTTATATGGGCGAGTTGACTCTTGCAG GATGCATTTTGAGTCAGCTGAGATGGCAGCTGGGCTTCAGCTTTCAGTTACTGGGGCACTTGGTTTCCGTACTGTACATCAG GCAGAACCAAAGGCACAGATGGTACTTGTTACAAACACAAGTACATCAAATGTGGATAACTGCCCCTTAACAGGTACTGGTATGCAAACGTGTGATTCCAACAATGGTGAGGATAACTGGAATTTGAATAAGCGTGAAACCTCTGAAGCATCTGACATACTTAGAATACCGAAGTTGTTAGAAAACGATGACTCTAAAACCAGGTCTCAAGGCATGGAAAACGGTGCCCATGTTACTCCAAGTTTGACAGCAACACAACAAGCTGTAATTCTGGCATATTGTCTTCTAATTGAGAAGAGCTCCCGACATGATGAATTGCAAC GATGGGACATGGCCCCTTACATTGAGGCAATTAATTCCCAGCATTTGTTTTACTTCACT ATACGGTGTTTATGCGATGTTTTACGTATTCGATGGGAGTCATCTCGTAGCCGAACTAAGGAGCGTGCCTTACTGATGATGGATAACTTGGTGACTATGTGTTGTGTTTTG ATTGTATCCCACTTTACCCAGGCGATCCTCCTTTGCTCCAGGCCAGCACCCCAAAGGAAATTGCGCTGGATCTTGACTAGCTTGTCTGCTACAATGCTGGGTACcctgaaaaatgagaaaaaatatataggaaGCGCTATTAAGACTGCATTGATTAGTGTGACTCTCCCTCCCAAGGAAATGTGTTTTTGTTTCCATCTCGCAAGTTTTGCCTCACACTTCCTAATGATAGGGTCCCAGGTCTCTCTACGCCTTGGATTTGCCCCGATGGGGATACCAAGG CTTTTACTTATAATGTTTTTACCTTGCAGGCATGTGATCAAGAAAAAGAGCAAGGAAGCCTTTATTGCATTTAAAGAAGCCTTGAAATTCAA ACGAAACAGCTGGCAACTATGGGAGAACTACAGCCATGCTGCTGTTGACATTGGCAATATCAGTCAG gCACTGGAAGGTGTCCAGATGATTTTGAATATGAGCAATAATAAGAGAGTTGATTGCGAATTATTGGAAAGAATCACTAAGGAGGTGGAAAAGCGGCTTTCAACAAGTAACGTGCCCCCTTTGATAACTGACAATAAGCCTAAAACAGATCAATTCTGCATTGTTGATCCTGGATCAGAAAATCAAGAGCAAGTATCTGGAGCATCTGTTACAGGAAGATCACGTGAAACTGAACAATTATTGTTATTACTTGGAAAAGTTTTACAGCAG ATAATTAAAACTGGGAGTGGATGTGGACCAGAAATCTGGGGCTTATATGCCAAATGGCACAGAATTAATGGAGATCTCATGATGTGTTCTGAAGCCCTCTTAAAGCAAGTTAGGTCACTCCAG GGATCTGATACATGGAAGGACCGAGACCGGTTCAAAAAGTTTGCAAAAGTTTCTTTGGAACTTTGCCAGGTGTACGTGGAATTTTTTTCATCTACTGGTAGTATTAAACAATTGTCTACAGCTGAGATGCACTTGAAGAATGTCATCAGACAG GCTCAGAGCTTCACCGATACAGAAGAGTTCAGGGATCTTCAGGCTTGCTATGATGAAGTGAAAATTAAACTCCAATCGAACTCAATGCCTAGCTAA